The Prevotella sp. oral taxon 299 str. F0039 genome has a segment encoding these proteins:
- a CDS encoding efflux RND transporter permease subunit, with protein sequence MLNKIIKYFIENRFITALLLIAILVGGVVTAPFELPHSFLPRNPVAVDAIPDVGDNQQIIATEWMGRSPKDIQEQITYPLTTSLLGIPGVKTIRSTSMFGMSFIYIIFEDDVEFYWSRSRILEKLNSLPPGLLPSGVQPTLGPDATALGQVFWYTLEGRDTKTNKPSGGWNPEELRTIQDFYVRYSLSSANGVSEVSSIGGYEKEYQVDLDPNAMRAYGVDLTAVMKAVKDANIDVGAGTFEVNEAEYLIRGLGYIKDLKDLEEAAITAKDGISVRIKDVAKVTFGPADRRGGLDKEGQEAVGGVVVARYGSNPMHVINNVKAKIEELKVGLPEKKLKDGSISKVTIVPFYDRTQLIKETIGTLESALSHEILICIIVVLILVFNLRASAIIASMLPLAVLMTFIIMRLANIEANIVALSGIAIAIGVMVDVGVVLMENILKRLEPIQKAHKEIYGKELETLILEAVNEVSGAVFTAMATTIISFFPVFAMEAQEGKMFHPLAFTKTIALVASLLLGVLVLPTLAYWVFSFKTPRKLGALLIRLKPQRTFTWHNKTITINQIMIAIAVLLAIYLLAEAWLPLGANSGIVVNVVFVALIVGVILGFLWLLVIYYERILRWCLAHRLAFMSIPVATLIAGFLVWKNTGKEFMPTLDEGSFMLMPTSMPHSGVQMNIDYSRQIDRRVSAIPEVEMAVGKWGRANSALDPAPIQMYETTVNYRSEYMLNEMGQRQRFKTDSKGRFVLKGGGTYDPEKGFRIIPKDSLIADNSGSYFRQWRKEIHTTDDIWNEISNAATLPGITGAPKLQPIATRMVMLSTGLKAPIGLKIFGPDLASIEKAGLQLEQALKHIDNINHASVFYDRTEGAPYVEIKLNREKLARYGIKVQNMQDILMTAIGGMSEGTTVEGRERFNIRVRYARELRDKPESLGNVLISASDGTQIPLSQLADIEFKKGATMIKSENTFLLGYITFDKKDNTAEVDVVNNAKQTLDDLVAKGKIVLPKGVTYQFTGTYEQEAHATQRLAWVIPITLLIILLILYFQFRSVTASLIHFSGVFVAFAGGFILIGLYSQSWFMDFTIAGQNMRTLFDIHTINLSVAVWVGFIALFGIATDDGVLMGTYIHQVFEEENPQTKQEIIETVVKAGLKRIRPAAMTTASTLIALLPVLSSTGKGADIMVPMAIPTFGGMLIQTMTMLVVPVLQCWWRESVLKREQKRATKLLEQRD encoded by the coding sequence ATGCTTAATAAAATCATTAAATATTTCATTGAGAACCGATTTATAACGGCTCTCCTTCTCATTGCAATCCTCGTTGGAGGCGTTGTCACTGCTCCCTTCGAGCTGCCGCATAGCTTTTTGCCTCGAAACCCAGTGGCAGTAGACGCTATTCCTGATGTAGGCGACAACCAACAGATTATTGCAACCGAGTGGATGGGACGCTCTCCTAAAGATATTCAAGAGCAAATTACCTATCCTTTAACCACTTCTTTGCTCGGAATTCCTGGTGTAAAGACCATTCGTTCGACATCAATGTTCGGCATGTCGTTCATCTATATCATCTTTGAAGATGATGTTGAGTTCTATTGGAGCAGGTCAAGAATATTAGAGAAGCTCAACTCTTTGCCCCCAGGTCTGTTGCCTTCGGGTGTTCAACCCACGTTAGGTCCCGACGCAACTGCGCTTGGTCAGGTGTTTTGGTACACGCTTGAAGGACGTGATACCAAAACAAATAAGCCCTCAGGAGGCTGGAATCCTGAAGAATTACGCACTATTCAAGACTTTTATGTGCGCTATTCGCTTAGCTCTGCCAATGGAGTTTCCGAAGTTTCGTCGATTGGTGGATATGAAAAAGAATATCAAGTAGACCTCGATCCCAACGCTATGAGGGCTTATGGAGTAGACCTTACAGCTGTAATGAAGGCGGTGAAAGATGCCAATATCGATGTAGGTGCTGGCACTTTTGAGGTGAATGAGGCGGAATATCTTATTCGTGGACTGGGCTATATCAAAGATCTTAAAGACTTAGAAGAGGCTGCTATCACAGCAAAAGATGGCATTTCGGTGCGTATTAAGGACGTTGCTAAGGTGACATTTGGCCCTGCAGACCGCCGAGGAGGACTCGATAAAGAAGGTCAAGAGGCTGTAGGTGGAGTCGTAGTAGCACGCTATGGCAGTAATCCTATGCACGTTATCAATAACGTTAAGGCTAAGATTGAAGAGCTAAAGGTGGGCTTACCAGAGAAAAAACTAAAGGATGGAAGCATATCTAAGGTTACTATTGTACCCTTTTATGATAGAACTCAGCTGATAAAAGAAACCATTGGAACCTTGGAAAGTGCCCTTTCTCACGAGATCTTGATATGTATTATCGTGGTTTTAATCCTCGTTTTCAACCTAAGAGCATCGGCAATCATTGCCAGTATGTTGCCTCTTGCAGTGCTAATGACCTTTATTATCATGAGATTAGCCAACATCGAGGCCAATATTGTGGCGCTTTCGGGTATCGCAATCGCTATTGGTGTGATGGTAGATGTGGGAGTTGTGCTGATGGAAAACATCTTAAAGCGGCTCGAACCCATTCAAAAAGCCCACAAAGAGATATATGGAAAAGAATTAGAAACACTGATATTAGAGGCTGTTAACGAGGTTTCGGGAGCTGTTTTCACTGCTATGGCAACCACAATTATAAGCTTCTTCCCTGTGTTTGCTATGGAAGCGCAAGAAGGAAAGATGTTTCATCCATTGGCATTCACTAAAACTATTGCCCTTGTGGCATCGCTCTTACTCGGCGTTTTGGTGCTTCCTACATTGGCATATTGGGTCTTTTCGTTCAAAACACCCCGCAAATTGGGTGCTCTACTCATTCGTTTAAAACCTCAACGCACCTTCACTTGGCACAATAAAACCATCACAATCAATCAAATAATGATTGCCATTGCGGTGCTTTTAGCCATCTATCTGCTTGCAGAAGCATGGTTGCCATTAGGCGCAAACAGTGGAATTGTGGTGAATGTAGTGTTTGTTGCGTTGATAGTTGGTGTGATATTGGGCTTTTTATGGCTGTTGGTTATCTACTACGAACGCATTCTTCGCTGGTGTTTGGCACATCGATTGGCGTTTATGTCGATACCTGTTGCCACGCTCATTGCAGGCTTTTTGGTTTGGAAAAACACGGGAAAAGAGTTCATGCCCACGTTAGATGAAGGCTCATTTATGCTTATGCCCACCTCAATGCCACACTCGGGAGTTCAAATGAACATTGACTATAGCCGACAAATAGACCGCCGTGTGAGCGCAATACCTGAAGTTGAGATGGCAGTTGGTAAGTGGGGAAGAGCCAATTCGGCATTAGATCCAGCCCCAATACAGATGTATGAGACCACAGTTAACTATCGTTCTGAATACATGCTCAATGAGATGGGACAGCGACAACGCTTTAAAACCGACTCAAAGGGACGTTTCGTGCTCAAAGGAGGCGGTACTTATGACCCCGAAAAGGGCTTTAGAATAATTCCTAAAGATAGCCTAATTGCCGACAATAGCGGTTCTTATTTCCGCCAATGGAGAAAGGAAATACACACAACCGACGACATTTGGAACGAAATAAGCAATGCTGCTACACTGCCAGGCATCACTGGTGCGCCCAAACTTCAGCCTATTGCCACCCGAATGGTGATGCTTTCTACAGGCTTAAAGGCTCCTATAGGACTCAAAATATTTGGCCCCGACCTTGCATCTATTGAGAAAGCGGGTCTTCAACTCGAGCAAGCTTTGAAGCACATCGACAACATTAACCATGCAAGTGTGTTCTACGACAGAACCGAAGGTGCACCTTATGTAGAGATAAAGCTCAACAGAGAGAAGCTTGCAAGATACGGAATAAAGGTTCAAAACATGCAAGATATCCTCATGACAGCCATTGGTGGCATGTCGGAAGGAACGACTGTTGAAGGCAGAGAGCGTTTTAATATCAGAGTAAGGTATGCAAGAGAGCTTCGAGATAAGCCCGAATCGTTGGGCAATGTGTTGATAAGTGCGTCGGACGGAACGCAGATTCCGCTCTCACAACTTGCCGATATTGAGTTTAAAAAGGGTGCAACTATGATTAAGAGTGAGAACACTTTCTTACTGGGTTACATCACTTTCGACAAGAAAGACAATACAGCCGAAGTAGATGTGGTGAACAATGCCAAGCAAACGCTCGACGACTTGGTGGCTAAAGGCAAGATTGTTCTACCTAAAGGAGTGACCTATCAGTTTACAGGAACATACGAACAAGAGGCTCATGCCACACAACGTTTGGCGTGGGTAATACCTATTACGCTCTTAATTATCTTGCTCATACTTTATTTTCAGTTCCGTTCTGTCACCGCATCTCTCATTCATTTCTCGGGAGTATTTGTGGCTTTTGCAGGCGGATTCATTCTCATTGGACTCTATTCGCAGTCTTGGTTCATGGATTTTACTATCGCTGGACAGAATATGCGCACGCTTTTCGACATCCACACCATTAACCTTAGCGTTGCAGTGTGGGTTGGTTTCATTGCATTATTTGGTATTGCCACCGACGATGGCGTGTTGATGGGAACCTATATCCATCAGGTTTTCGAGGAAGAGAACCCACAAACCAAACAAGAAATCATTGAAACAGTGGTGAAAGCAGGTCTTAAACGCATTCGACCAGCAGCCATGACAACTGCTTCTACCTTAATAGCTCTCTTGCCAGTGCTATCTTCTACGGGTAAAGGAGCAGACATTATGGTGCCTATGGCCATTCCTACTTTTGGCGGAATGCTCATTCAAACGATGACAATGCTGGTGGTTCCCGTACTTCAATGTTGGTGGCGTGAGAGCGTTTTAAAGAGAGAACAGAAGAGAGCGACAAAGCTATTAGAACAAAGGGACTGA
- a CDS encoding DUF4840 domain-containing protein — protein MKQRSFILFVLAVFCIGLMSSCDNDNNNDVRVLTKEEKARALSLTLGEYTTGMTFVLNQPSKPGSKYNKVDTVRNIKCRVANDTTLTIASIPMRALTDFIEDSNLKAALNQVDEQPLTCKINFYDDAPICFLITKIQPQTFKVTYGGKQHIVVQNYDVAAPWSWGYYDYKFSKDLFAVVTTGKLTLDGVEVPLQATTIAVNTTPDNIYSIDLLRAKYKM, from the coding sequence ATGAAACAACGATCATTTATTTTATTCGTCTTAGCAGTGTTTTGCATCGGTTTGATGTCGTCTTGTGATAATGACAACAATAACGATGTTCGAGTATTGACCAAAGAAGAGAAAGCAAGAGCTTTGAGTCTTACCCTTGGAGAATATACAACAGGCATGACCTTTGTGCTTAATCAGCCTTCTAAACCAGGCTCGAAGTATAACAAAGTAGATACTGTTCGCAACATAAAGTGCAGAGTGGCCAACGATACAACGCTCACCATAGCTTCTATTCCTATGCGAGCTTTGACCGATTTTATTGAAGACAGCAATTTGAAAGCAGCCTTAAATCAGGTAGATGAACAGCCACTTACTTGTAAAATCAACTTCTACGACGATGCTCCTATTTGTTTTCTTATAACTAAAATACAGCCTCAAACCTTCAAAGTAACATACGGAGGCAAGCAACACATAGTGGTTCAAAACTATGATGTGGCAGCTCCTTGGTCGTGGGGATATTATGATTACAAGTTTTCTAAGGATCTTTTTGCGGTTGTTACCACTGGAAAGTTGACCTTAGATGGCGTAGAAGTGCCCCTACAAGCTACTACTATTGCGGTGAATACAACGCCCGACAACATCTATAGCATAGACCTTTTACGAGCAAAATATAAAATGTAG
- a CDS encoding DUF6486 family protein has translation MKAEKKSIFSIIIKVLIAISTALLGVLNNNEAESN, from the coding sequence ATGAAAGCAGAAAAGAAGAGTATTTTCTCTATTATTATCAAAGTGTTGATCGCTATTTCAACCGCATTATTAGGCGTTTTGAATAATAATGAAGCAGAAAGTAACTGA
- a CDS encoding DUF6080 domain-containing protein: MKKIFSLFKIQKEERLLVLFFFIVLVALNGLVINLYYDKFTPFARFYWPLFIRHFHVSGFDPITYSIISDWWAGYNVYRHPLLAFFMYPFYLINKLLMYITGINCAIFIMPFLQTFCGIYGFVFFYRILRSSLKLRRFDASLLTIMLFSFAYILLSCIVPDHFIMSFFMLVFTLYVASQRMDKQLLFTKTQTILLFVVTGGISLNNGLKVFLASLFVNGKKFFNWRHLLLAIILPSAVMWSVSKWEYKVMVWPVEMQRKTDKQKKDKALKAKQIQKKLQEARKQKEKEEVSTKELLSFNSQVQNKQDSVAKPVQNKTNGVKKKKQPKQGAPISEGQFMRWTDVTTSRTSSIVENLFGEGIQLHQDHALEDVLRNRPMIVPYRYIFNYAIEGLLLVLFFAGLFAGRKQKLMQLCASWWLLDMVLHVGLGFGINEVYIMTAHWAFVIPLAIAHLFRLMQGKALSIVRVVAVVITLFLFLWNVNWLVVNLI, encoded by the coding sequence ATGAAAAAAATCTTTTCATTATTCAAAATACAGAAAGAAGAACGCCTTTTGGTACTTTTCTTCTTCATTGTTTTGGTGGCTTTAAATGGTTTAGTGATCAATCTTTACTATGATAAGTTCACTCCTTTTGCCCGATTCTACTGGCCTTTATTCATCAGACACTTTCATGTTTCGGGCTTTGACCCCATCACTTACTCGATCATTAGCGACTGGTGGGCTGGCTATAACGTATATCGTCACCCCTTGTTGGCGTTCTTTATGTATCCGTTCTACCTGATTAACAAGCTGTTAATGTATATAACGGGCATCAATTGCGCCATTTTCATTATGCCATTTCTGCAAACTTTCTGTGGAATATACGGCTTTGTGTTCTTCTATCGCATATTGCGCTCATCGTTGAAACTACGTCGCTTCGATGCAAGTTTGTTGACTATAATGCTCTTTTCGTTTGCTTATATCTTACTTTCGTGCATCGTCCCCGACCATTTCATTATGTCGTTCTTTATGCTTGTATTCACTTTGTATGTGGCTTCGCAACGAATGGACAAACAATTGCTATTCACTAAGACGCAAACCATTTTGCTCTTCGTGGTAACGGGAGGTATTTCGCTCAACAATGGCTTAAAAGTTTTCTTGGCATCTCTATTTGTTAACGGCAAAAAGTTCTTCAATTGGCGTCACCTTCTCTTAGCTATTATCTTGCCATCTGCAGTGATGTGGAGCGTAAGTAAGTGGGAATACAAAGTGATGGTGTGGCCCGTTGAAATGCAACGAAAGACTGATAAACAAAAGAAGGACAAGGCTTTAAAGGCAAAGCAGATTCAAAAGAAACTGCAAGAGGCACGAAAGCAGAAGGAAAAAGAAGAGGTTTCTACAAAGGAACTGCTTTCTTTTAACTCGCAAGTGCAGAATAAGCAGGATTCGGTTGCTAAGCCTGTGCAAAACAAAACCAACGGGGTGAAGAAGAAAAAGCAGCCTAAGCAGGGCGCACCTATTAGCGAAGGGCAGTTTATGAGATGGACGGATGTCACCACATCTCGCACCTCTTCTATTGTAGAAAACCTGTTCGGAGAGGGCATTCAGCTTCATCAAGACCATGCTTTAGAGGACGTTTTGCGCAATAGACCAATGATTGTGCCTTACAGATACATCTTTAATTACGCCATAGAAGGACTTCTTTTGGTGCTGTTCTTTGCTGGTTTGTTTGCTGGTCGCAAGCAAAAGCTCATGCAATTGTGCGCTTCGTGGTGGCTATTAGATATGGTGTTGCACGTGGGTTTGGGCTTTGGTATCAACGAAGTGTATATCATGACGGCTCATTGGGCATTCGTTATTCCTCTTGCTATCGCTCATCTTTTCAGGTTAATGCAGGGCAAGGCGTTATCGATAGTGCGTGTTGTGGCAGTGGTTATCACGCTGTTCTTGTTCTTATGGAACGTGAACTGGCTGGTGGTGAACTTGATTTAG
- a CDS encoding GtrA family protein codes for MFNIINHLEPNKRKALAEILRFVLVGGTATVLQYAIYIVALKAMHHNLALTLGYVISFIFNFFASTYFTFKVKANARRGMGFALSHVVNYFMQLGVLNAFLYIGVPQKLAPLPMFAVCVPINFILVRFFLTKK; via the coding sequence ATGTTCAACATTATAAACCATTTAGAACCCAATAAACGCAAGGCTCTTGCTGAAATATTGCGCTTTGTTTTGGTGGGAGGAACTGCCACTGTGTTGCAATATGCCATTTATATTGTGGCATTAAAGGCGATGCATCACAACTTGGCTTTAACACTGGGTTATGTCATTAGCTTTATATTTAACTTCTTTGCAAGTACTTATTTCACTTTCAAAGTAAAGGCAAACGCTCGCAGAGGTATGGGTTTCGCCTTGTCGCATGTGGTGAACTACTTTATGCAATTAGGTGTTTTAAATGCCTTTTTATATATAGGTGTACCGCAAAAACTGGCTCCTTTGCCCATGTTTGCAGTGTGCGTGCCCATCAACTTTATATTGGTTCGCTTTTTCTTAACTAAGAAATAG
- a CDS encoding HAD family hydrolase yields MNEKKKLITTDFDGTLTTHDTLLLFIRYAKGTKAFYKGFIAHLWLLVLMKLGWKSNEKVKEQLFSYYFKGTDINEFNEICCNFAHENSSIMRPQALEMLREAQQEEAVVAVVTASIDNWVKPFFNEVCPNAIVVGTQIEVKDGIVTGSFASKNCYGAEKVNRIKELFPAREQYHITAYGDSSGDSEMLKYADVQHYKPFRTQ; encoded by the coding sequence ATGAACGAGAAAAAAAAACTCATTACCACCGACTTCGATGGAACGCTTACCACACATGACACCTTACTTCTTTTTATTCGATATGCCAAAGGAACGAAGGCGTTTTACAAAGGATTCATTGCCCATTTGTGGTTACTTGTGTTGATGAAGCTGGGTTGGAAGAGCAACGAGAAAGTGAAAGAACAACTCTTTTCCTATTATTTTAAAGGCACAGACATCAATGAGTTTAATGAAATATGTTGTAACTTTGCCCACGAAAACAGCTCTATTATGCGCCCCCAAGCCCTCGAAATGCTACGAGAAGCACAGCAAGAGGAGGCGGTTGTGGCAGTGGTTACGGCAAGTATCGATAACTGGGTGAAGCCTTTCTTTAACGAAGTGTGCCCCAATGCCATTGTGGTGGGAACACAAATTGAGGTGAAAGACGGCATTGTTACTGGCTCGTTTGCATCGAAAAACTGCTATGGTGCCGAAAAGGTGAATAGAATTAAAGAGCTGTTTCCTGCCCGAGAACAATATCACATCACTGCTTATGGTGATAGTTCGGGCGATAGTGAAATGCTAAAATATGCAGATGTTCAACATTATAAACCATTTAGAACCCAATAA
- a CDS encoding decaprenyl-phosphate phosphoribosyltransferase: MKSIVQLTRPHQWVKNIFVLLPLFFSGSLFHSTALYSSVITMLSFCFIASSVYCFNDIYDVEADRKHDVKCARPIASGRVSITTAYLLMALMLAIGVSLTFLLPENRYETLGILMFYYGMNLCYCAKLKQYAIIDVCIVAFGFVLRILSGGVSSNVMLSKWIVLMTFLLTLFLSFAKRRDDVLRMNETGEAPRKNTIRYNTTFINQAITITAAVTLVCYIMYTVSPEVLERFNTEYLYLTSILVLIGLLRYIQLTVVDKKSGDPTKILLHDHFTQAIVVAWGASFAIIIYCL, from the coding sequence ATGAAATCAATCGTGCAGTTAACACGCCCACACCAATGGGTAAAGAACATATTTGTGCTGTTGCCGTTGTTTTTTAGCGGTAGTCTTTTTCACTCAACAGCCCTTTATAGCAGTGTGATAACCATGCTTTCGTTTTGCTTTATCGCCTCTTCTGTTTATTGTTTCAACGACATCTACGATGTAGAGGCAGACAGAAAGCACGATGTGAAGTGCGCTCGTCCTATTGCATCGGGCAGAGTTTCGATTACAACCGCCTATCTTTTAATGGCGTTGATGTTGGCAATTGGCGTGTCGTTGACCTTTCTTTTGCCCGAAAATAGATATGAAACGCTCGGCATTTTGATGTTTTATTATGGAATGAATCTATGTTATTGCGCCAAACTAAAGCAATATGCCATTATAGATGTGTGCATTGTGGCATTTGGGTTCGTGCTAAGAATCTTGTCGGGAGGTGTTTCTTCAAACGTAATGTTAAGTAAATGGATTGTATTAATGACCTTTCTTTTAACCCTTTTTCTTAGCTTTGCCAAGCGAAGAGACGATGTGTTGAGAATGAATGAGACTGGCGAAGCACCCCGAAAGAATACCATTAGATATAACACCACATTCATTAACCAAGCCATAACCATCACTGCTGCGGTGACATTGGTGTGCTATATCATGTACACTGTATCGCCAGAGGTGCTCGAAAGGTTCAATACCGAATACTTATATCTCACTTCTATTTTAGTACTTATCGGCTTGTTGCGCTACATTCAGCTCACTGTTGTAGACAAAAAGAGTGGCGACCCCACCAAAATTCTATTGCACGACCACTTCACTCAAGCTATTGTTGTGGCGTGGGGAGCGTCGTTTGCCATCATTATATATTGTCTATAA
- a CDS encoding acyltransferase: MSCSRNRNGFTSHPVSIELISKYRTELMGIAMLLVVLFHGYVPQTSWFYGLKRMGNVGVDIFLFLSGIGLWFSWHSRPNLKHFYKQRFLRVYPTWLLLASCFYGFHFYHKSGFSKDVFDLLGDVIAHLDFWLHGELTFWYIPALMALYLISPFYIQLVNRNRLYTWLAIVPIVWCCAVAWIPFLHHTLWHLEIFWSRISIFLIGINMAPYILQKKTFAPNTRPLLWIMFLFPLAIACYLEQWEHGHYPLFINRMLYIPITISGVLLASEALHHTNKVVKQCWAFLGSISLELYLLHLHFILVPLQRHHLHYFVTLVLCLAISIPLAMLVQRIVSFTLKHINR; this comes from the coding sequence ATGAGTTGTTCAAGAAATAGAAATGGCTTTACTTCACATCCAGTTTCGATAGAGCTAATCAGCAAATATCGCACAGAATTAATGGGAATAGCAATGCTTTTAGTTGTTCTTTTCCATGGTTATGTGCCTCAAACAAGTTGGTTTTATGGCTTAAAGCGAATGGGAAACGTGGGTGTCGATATCTTTTTGTTTCTTAGTGGCATTGGTCTTTGGTTCTCATGGCATAGTCGTCCCAATCTAAAACACTTCTACAAGCAACGCTTTTTGCGTGTTTATCCCACTTGGTTGCTATTGGCTTCGTGCTTTTATGGCTTTCATTTCTACCACAAAAGCGGTTTTAGTAAGGATGTGTTCGACCTCTTAGGCGATGTAATAGCGCACCTCGACTTTTGGTTACACGGCGAGTTAACCTTTTGGTATATACCTGCTTTGATGGCATTATACCTCATTTCGCCCTTCTATATCCAACTTGTTAACCGCAACAGGCTCTACACTTGGCTGGCAATAGTGCCCATAGTGTGGTGTTGTGCCGTTGCTTGGATACCCTTTTTGCATCACACTTTGTGGCATTTAGAAATCTTTTGGAGTCGCATTTCGATCTTTCTCATCGGCATTAACATGGCTCCTTACATTCTTCAAAAAAAGACATTTGCCCCCAACACACGCCCTCTTTTGTGGATAATGTTCCTTTTTCCGCTTGCCATAGCCTGCTATTTAGAGCAATGGGAACATGGACATTACCCCTTATTCATCAACAGAATGTTGTATATTCCAATCACTATTTCAGGTGTTTTGCTAGCCAGTGAGGCGTTGCACCACACCAACAAGGTGGTAAAACAATGTTGGGCGTTCTTAGGTTCGATAAGTCTTGAGTTGTATTTACTACATCTCCACTTTATATTGGTGCCCCTTCAGCGACACCATCTCCATTATTTTGTAACCCTTGTGTTGTGCCTTGCCATCAGTATTCCATTGGCAATGCTTGTTCAACGCATCGTTTCATTCACATTAAAACATATCAATAGATGA
- a CDS encoding acyltransferase, which yields MSAEKIQNNSESIVNSGAIRGLAILGIILHNYCHWLSGIVRENEYTFKSNNVQGMLHTFASPDSNFLLHIISFFGHYGVPLFLFLSAYGLEKKYASQPQSVPLAGFMKHHFRKLWGMMTVGFAAFTMVDLITPGSYHYTLGNVLGQITMTNNLFTNPDRAIWPGPYWFFGLMLQLYLIYRVAIFRRSSWVVVGLIALCWLVQAVCLPTSDMLNQLRYNSIGGILPFGLGILYARFEPKINLSTCYLLAIGSLVGIFLGSLHYQTWFVVPAFVCVFGLTFVRILPQVLQNSLAWVGSISAALFVSHPITRKIFIPISRQGDVYSGLLLYFLASIVVAIVFKHLIKLVSDELFKK from the coding sequence ATGAGTGCCGAAAAAATACAAAATAACTCAGAATCAATAGTAAATAGTGGTGCCATTCGAGGTCTTGCAATCCTCGGAATCATTCTTCATAACTATTGTCATTGGCTTAGTGGCATTGTAAGAGAGAACGAATACACTTTTAAAAGCAACAATGTTCAAGGCATGTTGCATACTTTTGCCTCGCCCGATAGCAACTTTTTGTTGCATATCATATCGTTCTTTGGACACTATGGCGTGCCCCTTTTTCTCTTTTTAAGTGCTTATGGACTCGAAAAGAAATATGCTTCGCAACCCCAAAGCGTTCCTTTGGCAGGCTTTATGAAGCACCATTTTCGCAAACTTTGGGGCATGATGACTGTGGGTTTCGCTGCTTTCACCATGGTAGACCTCATCACTCCAGGTTCATATCACTACACTTTGGGCAATGTTTTGGGGCAAATAACCATGACCAATAACCTCTTTACCAACCCAGATAGAGCCATTTGGCCAGGTCCTTATTGGTTCTTTGGTTTGATGTTGCAACTCTATCTCATTTATAGAGTAGCGATTTTTCGTCGCAGTTCGTGGGTGGTTGTAGGCTTAATTGCACTTTGTTGGCTTGTGCAAGCTGTGTGTTTGCCCACATCCGACATGCTCAATCAGTTGCGTTACAATTCTATTGGAGGCATTTTGCCCTTTGGTTTAGGCATACTTTATGCACGATTTGAACCTAAAATCAATCTTTCTACCTGCTATCTTCTTGCTATCGGCTCGTTGGTGGGCATCTTTTTAGGTAGTTTGCACTATCAAACATGGTTTGTTGTGCCTGCTTTTGTGTGCGTTTTTGGACTCACTTTTGTTCGCATTTTGCCCCAAGTGCTTCAAAATAGCTTAGCTTGGGTAGGCTCAATATCGGCTGCTTTGTTTGTAAGTCACCCCATAACACGAAAAATATTCATACCAATTAGTCGACAAGGCGATGTATATTCGGGCTTATTACTTTATTTCTTAGCCTCAATAGTCGTAGCCATTGTGTTTAAGCACCTAATAAAATTGGTTTCAGATGAGTTGTTCAAGAAATAG